From the genome of Haloterrigena sp. KLK7, one region includes:
- a CDS encoding universal stress protein: MTLETVLLAVGPGDAERIDELAETVAEVAEPADATVVLAHVFTKSEYDDVLSRLEFDRDQTEIDPDDVARRHSTILDLQETLDEYGVDYETRGAVGEHGPTIVDLATSTDADRVVVGGRRRSPTGKAVFGSTAQEVMLSAPCPVTFVRNDDHGA; this comes from the coding sequence ATGACACTAGAAACAGTGCTGCTCGCCGTCGGACCCGGAGACGCCGAACGAATCGACGAACTGGCCGAGACGGTCGCCGAAGTCGCCGAGCCCGCCGACGCCACCGTCGTGCTCGCCCACGTCTTCACGAAAAGCGAGTACGACGACGTCCTCTCCCGACTCGAGTTCGACCGAGACCAGACGGAGATCGACCCCGACGACGTCGCCCGCCGTCACTCGACGATCCTCGACCTGCAGGAGACCCTCGACGAGTACGGCGTCGACTACGAGACCAGGGGTGCGGTCGGCGAACACGGCCCGACGATCGTGGATCTCGCGACCAGCACCGACGCCGACCGCGTCGTCGTCGGCGGTCGCCGCCGGTCGCCCACCGGGAAAGCGGTCTTCGGATCGACGGCGCAGGAAGTCATGCTGTCGGCGCCGTGTCCCGTCACGTTCGTCCGGAACGACGACCACGGCGCCTGA
- a CDS encoding ROK family protein — protein sequence MDYYAGVDLGATNVRAVVAEDDGTTIGVSRRSTPRGPTGIDVTEGVLRTLREACGDAGIAPEEIVAGGIGSIGPFDLAEGAVIDPANLPDSIDRIPLTGPISKLIDSDEVYLHNDTNAGVIGERFHADRNPDDMVYITISSGVGAGVCCDGNIMSGWDGNAGEVGHCVVDPQGRLTCGCGRDGHWEAYCSGNAIPDFARLLAEDDPTISTDLPLEGPDFTAKDVFELAGEDELADYTIEQLAHWNAVGVTNVIHSFAPIVVSFGGAVALHNEELVVDPIRERVSEMVMTNVPEITVTDLGDDVVLEGALASALTGGTGDRKQL from the coding sequence ATGGACTACTATGCGGGCGTCGATCTCGGCGCGACGAACGTCCGTGCCGTCGTCGCCGAGGACGACGGGACGACGATCGGTGTGAGTCGCCGATCCACACCACGTGGCCCGACGGGGATCGACGTCACGGAAGGCGTTCTGCGGACGCTTCGCGAAGCGTGCGGCGATGCCGGTATCGCACCCGAAGAAATCGTCGCGGGGGGGATCGGCTCCATCGGTCCGTTCGACCTCGCGGAAGGAGCGGTCATCGATCCGGCGAACCTGCCGGACTCGATCGATCGCATCCCGCTGACGGGACCGATCTCGAAACTGATCGACAGCGACGAGGTGTACCTCCACAACGACACCAACGCCGGCGTCATCGGCGAGCGGTTCCACGCCGACCGCAACCCCGACGATATGGTATACATCACGATCTCCTCCGGGGTCGGCGCCGGCGTCTGCTGCGACGGCAATATCATGAGCGGCTGGGACGGCAACGCCGGCGAGGTCGGCCACTGCGTCGTCGATCCGCAGGGGCGACTGACCTGTGGCTGCGGCCGCGACGGCCACTGGGAGGCCTACTGCTCGGGGAACGCCATCCCCGACTTCGCCCGACTGCTCGCCGAGGACGATCCGACGATTTCGACCGACCTGCCCCTCGAGGGGCCCGACTTCACGGCCAAGGACGTCTTCGAGCTGGCCGGCGAAGACGAACTGGCCGACTACACCATCGAGCAGCTCGCCCACTGGAACGCGGTCGGCGTGACGAACGTGATCCACTCGTTCGCCCCGATCGTCGTCTCCTTCGGCGGCGCCGTCGCCCTCCACAACGAGGAACTGGTCGTCGACCCCATCCGCGAGCGCGTCTCCGAGATGGTGATGACCAACGTCCCCGAGATCACCGTCACCGATCTGGGCGACGACGTCGTCCTCGAGGGCGCGCTCGCCAGCGCGCTGACCGGCGGAACGGGCGACCGCAAGCAGCTGTAA